Proteins from a single region of Eublepharis macularius isolate TG4126 chromosome 9, MPM_Emac_v1.0, whole genome shotgun sequence:
- the LOC129335740 gene encoding olfactory receptor 1086-like, translated as MNVQNQTRVAEFVFLGFSGVPNGQMYLFLVFLTIYLVTLIGNTTIVTLIQLDSRLHSPMYFFLSHLSCLDVCYSSVTVPKILTNFLRQKPTISYNQCMAQMFFLMTFAGSECALLAVMAYDRYAAICQPLHYGNLMSHQVRVPLAIFSWLWGFLDSTLHTTLATNLSFCGANQIDHIFCDVPPLLKIACSDTYINEMTLHLASIFMGLSPFLFILLSYVYILAAILRIRSNTGRRKAFSTCASHMIVVTVYFGMANVNYNRPSAGYSLEIDTLISTLYCIITPMLNPLIYSLRNKEVKGALWKVLGLQGKESTSNWLKA; from the coding sequence ATGAATGTCCAGAATCAGACACGGGTGGCAGAGTTTGTCTTCCTGGGGTTCTCAGGTGTTCCCAACGGCCAGATGTATCTCTTCCTCGTGTTCCTCACAATCTACTTGGTTACCCTAATTGGGAACACCACAATAGTCACCCTGATCCAACTGGATTCCCGCCTGCACAGCCCCATGTACTTTTTCCTCAGCCACTTGTCCTGCCTGGATGTCTGCTACTCATCCGTCACCGTCCCCAAGATCCTGACCAATTTCCTTCGCCAGAAGCCAACCATTTCGTACAACCAGTGCATGGCACAGATGTTCTTCCTGATGACGTTTGCAGGATCGGAGTGTGCCTTGCTGGCCGTCATGGCCTATGACCGCTATGCCGCCATTTGCCAACCACTGCACTACGGTAATCTTATGAGCCATCAGGTCCGTGTCCCTCTGGCCATTTTTTCATGGCTCTGGGGCTTCCTGGACTCAACACTTCATACCACCCTGGCCACTAATCTGTCATTCTGTGGGGCCAACCAGATTGACCACATATTCTGTGATGTCCCACCGCTCCTGAAAATTGCCTGCAGCGACACCTACATCAACGAGATGACTCTCCACCTGGCCAGCATCTTCATGGGCTTGAGCCCTTTCTTGTTCATCCTCCTGTCGTACGTCTACATCCTGGCCGCCATCTTGCGAATTCGCTCCAACACGGGCCGGCGCAAGGCCTTCTCCACCTGTGCTTCTCACATGATTGTTGTCACTGTTTATTTTGGGATGGCAAACGTGAACTACAACCGCCCCAGCGCAGGCTACTCCTTGGAAATCGACACCCTGATCTCCACGCTGTATTGCATCATCACCCCCATGCTGAACCCCCTCATCTACAGCCTCCGCAACAAGGAGGTGAAGGGGGCCCTCTGGAAGGTGTTGGGGCTGCAGGGAAAGGAATCCACCTCCAACTGGCTGAAGGCATAG